DNA from Mycobacteriales bacterium:
AGGCACGGGGAATCCGGACCGTCCGCTGGGCGATGGGGGAGACCAGCCTGGCTGGCCTCGACACCGACTTCACCTACGTGGTCCACGGCGCGCCGCTGCGGGGCCAGCCCGATGCGAACACGGCTGCGCAGGCCAACGCGGTGGGGGCCGGCGAGCTGATGGCTCACTGCCACAGCGCGCGGGCGTTCCTCTTCCTGTCCACCTTCGGCGTGTACGCGCGGCGGGCGCGGCCGTACGAGCCGGTCGCGGAGACCGAGATGCTGGGCGGCGACGCGCCGTTCGCGCCGAGCTATCCGGTGGGCAAGCTGGCCGGGGAGGGGACGGTGCGCGCGTTCGCCGCGGTCCTCGGGTTGCCCGCGACGATCGCCCGGCTCAACGTCTGCTACGGACCGACCGGCTGGGGCGGCCTGCCGGTCGAGCTGTTCGGCCGGTTGCTGGCCGGGCTCCCGCTCTGGCTGCCGC
Protein-coding regions in this window:
- a CDS encoding NAD(P)-dependent oxidoreductase; the encoded protein is MRDAKILVTGATGQALRPAVEALAADNEVWVLGRFTDAGLRSAFEARGIRTVRWAMGETSLAGLDTDFTYVVHGAPLRGQPDANTAAQANAVGAGELMAHCHSARAFLFLSTFGVYARRARPYEPVAETEMLGGDAPFAPSYPVGKLAGEGTVRAFAAVLGLPATIARLNVCYGPTGWGGLPVELFGRLLAGLPLWLP